Within Salmo trutta chromosome 30, fSalTru1.1, whole genome shotgun sequence, the genomic segment CACACGTtaggttgtttttcaatgttaCTTTGAGTTTGCTGCAACTGTCTGCCGCTAGGTAGACGACGTAGTTGGTGATTTTTGTTCGTCACAGACAAGTGCTCAAGTTACCACGGTAACGGCCCGTCCCTTAAAGGATTAGCTAAAATGTTTtctttttaaacacttttttttaacctttttatttaactaggcaagtcaattaagaacacattcttatttacaatgacggccaaatccggacatcgctggtccaattgtgcgcagccctatggaactcccattCACGGGCCTGATGTGATAccgcctggattcgaaccagggactgtagtagcgccccttgcactgagatgcagtgccttattagaccactgcgccacccgggagcaaATCTCACCTAATGATTGAGCATGGATAACTCCCAAAAACTGTTATACATAGTCATTAAAACACTCAAATACTTTGATTGCTCTCCTAGATTTATTTGTGTGCTTCTATATGTTTACATAGGAGAACAAAATGTCAGCATAGAGCCTTGAACAATCATAATACATAAGTTGTATCACTCAGCTGTTTGTGGCAGGGCAGGCACTTTGTTGATTCTTGATGTTCATTTGTAGAACTGTGTCTCTGTTTTTACTGttgtatctaaaaaaaaaaaattcagattATTTTATTcgagaattaaaaaatatatatatccacatacaaacgacaacagacagacgcacacaaacaTCCACAATATAACTCCTGCCCAGATCCCCATGCTCACACCCCCATATCCAGCGCCTGCATCATTctccgccacatggcctcaaaccgCACCATTTGGTTTTTTCTCTCTATAACCCACGCACTTTCAACATTTTAGATGATAAGCATTTGACATTTCCATTGTATTAAAGATGGAGGACTGGTTGATTTCCATTTTAAGTGCATGTTTTTTCAAGCTAATTGACAAGAAAAGTAGCATTCAACCCATATCTCACTGCACACTCATATGCCAtatcttgaaatatgcagacagatggaTTAAAGGTACATTTAGATTGTAAtactaaattatttattttaacgTACATTGGTTAAAAGACACAGGTcacaaatgtaatgatatatatCCCATTATTTCTTATTAGTAATACATTTCTTGTTTTAGAAACAATAGAAAGCATGCTCATCCATTTTTTTCTGTGGTGATTTTTGGTGTAATTATAGTGAAAATAATGTTTTGACTGGTAAGAAATCTGAGTgactgttaaaaaatatatatatatctacctgccacagtggctggcGGACCATAAAGTTAATTTCCCACCCTGGCTGCAGCCCCAAGGATAGTAATTGCGGAGTTTcaaaccatactgtactgtctttggtttAAGTTCTGTGTCATTACCATGATACCATTTCTAAGTAAATGCCTAGAAAGTTAGGCTTATGTGTCTGATTGTGTCTGTCTCCCAATACAATGTCTCATCAAAGCCACTCCATGTGACCTTTGACAGTCCTGCTGAATGGGAGAAATGAGGGCCATTTGTGAGTGAGGTAATGGCACTGCTTTTCTGTTTTCTCACTAGTTCTCTCAAACTACTGGTTTGAGCCACTCAACATTGTTTAGCATGAGGATATAGCTGAGGTTGTTTATGATGCTAAAAATATGGTAACAACAAGGCTTGACCTTGAAGTTATGTTCATTGCACAGGATGGGGTATGTTCGTTTTGCTGCATTGCTTTTGCAGATATGCCATAAACAGTCCTCTAGACAGGTTTGCATTGTGAAATGGATTTTCTCCAGGCAGTGACTCACCTACCCGGCTTGTATTCTGCAGAAACCTGTGTGTCTCAGTGATGTGCCATGGGGTATGACGTCACCAGGTTCCAAGGGGAGGTGGATGAAGACTTGCTGTGTCCCATCTGCAGCATGGTACTGGAGGAGCCAGTGCAGGTTAGTGCCCTACATTTCCCTCTTCCCTTCTCAGCCAGGCCATGCAAGGAATTGTTAATCCCTTTTATcaattaaattattatttttattacaaAAAAATCGAACTTTCCTCTCAGCTAGTCACCTATTTCTGGGATAAAGACCTACTGATTTAATTCTTATTTTTCATACAAAACAAACGTATTTCCCCCCTACCTCTTTAcccttctccatctcctctcatTATTTTCTCTCACGTGTAGGCCCCGCACTGTGAGCATGCCTTCTGCAACGCCTGCATCACCCAGTGGTTCAATCAGCAGCAGATCTGTCCTGTGGACCGCACCGTGGTGACACTGGCTCACCTCCGGCCCGTGCCCCGCATCATGCGCAACATGCTCTCCAAACTCCAGATTGCTTGTGACAATGCTGGCTTTGGCTGCACAGCCACACTGCGGCTAGATCAACTGCAGTCTCACCTGAAGGACTGTGAGCACAACCCCAAAAGGCCCATCAACTGTGAGGAGGGCTGTGGGTGAGTCACCTTAGAGCACATTACACAGCAGAGTAGAACAGACCGGCCAGAATGAAAAACATGGCTATGACTTTTGAGTTCCTGGGCATGCCGCACCACCACTGCAGAATGTGACAGTATCTAGTCTTGTAGTGGTCTCTAGAGTGGGGGCTCCCGCTGGCACagcggtcttaggcactgcatctcagtgctagaggcgtcaatacagaccctggttcgattccaggctgtatcacaatcacgtgattgggagtcccatagggcagctcacaattggcccagcgtcatccagctTAGGGTTTgtttggggtaggccgtcattgtatataagaatttgttcttaactaacttgcctagttaaatactaTACAAATCGAGTGATCTAGTGGCTTTAATTTCAAAAGGTCACACTTTCTCTACAGGTTAGAGATGCCAAAAGATGAGATGTGCAACCACAACTGCATCAAGCACTTACGTGGCGTGGTACAGCAGCAGCAGACCAAGATCTCTGAACTGGAGAAGAATGCTGTAGAGCACAAGCACCAGCTAGGGGAACAAGTAAACagacgcgcgcgcacacacacacacacacacagcatacaaaCATATGCGAATGcgtaattcataaaaatccattAGTGCTCTGTTCCTCAAAGGTCAGGATATAatctgtctgtgtctttctctgttaGAAACGGGACATCCAGCTGCTAAAAGCCTACATGAGAGCAATACGCAGCGCCAACCCCAACATGCAGAACCTGGAGGAGAGCATTGAGTACAACGAGATCCTGGAGTGAGTTTACTCTCCTGTTCCCCTGGCCCTGTCCTTTTAGGATATTTTGACATAGTTTCAGCATTTTATTTCAGCAAGCGTCATCTATTTACTGTGTTTTGGATATTGTTTGTTTAAATTATCAATGTGTACAACCACTTAAATCACCCTGAACTTAATCAAATTTAATAAatcccttttttacatcagcagtattgtcacaaagtgctttagagctataaaaaaaaatccctatTCCCCATCTCACCTGTTCCTTTCCTGCCCAACAGATGGGTCAACTCCCTCCAACCTGCACGGGTGACACGCTGGGGCGGGATGATCTCCACGCCAGACGCAGTTCTCCAGGCGGTCATCAAGCGTTCACTCATCGACAGCGGCTGTCCTCTGTCCATCGTTAACGACCTGATTGAGAATGCCCACGAGCGCAACTGGCCGCAGGGCCTGGCCACGCTGGAGACGCGGCAGATGAACCGGCGCTACTACGAGAACTACGTGGCCAAGCGGATCCCTGGGAAACAGGCGGTGGTGTTGATGGCCTGTGAGAATCAACACATGGGAGAGGACATGATCCTAGAGCCTGGCCTGGTCATGATCTTTGCCCATGGGGTGGAGGAGATCTTATAAGAACGCATGGAGGGAAGGAGATTTTCTAAGAAATTAGCCAACATTAGGAGAATGTCTAGTGTAGTTTGGCAGAGAGGAGTGCAGACATTTATGTCAGGGATTTATTcctcgaaaaaaaaaaaaaaatactcctCTCTAAAAACATACAAATTATGGGTCTATTTCCCGATgcgaaaaaaatatataaaaatacacaCATTCAACTTATCAGGTGCAGGACAGAAGAACGAATCAAAGAAAAAAGAAATGGTATGCTCCCATGGTGATGTAATCAGACCCTAAAGAAAGACAATGTTTTGATCCCCGAAGATCCAACTCGGATCGAAACGTTGTCTTTTTTTGTCTGATTAAATCATCATGGGAGCATACCAGAGTGGCAGAcatctttttctctttttttttcaatttcacaATGGTTATGAAAATGTTTGTCTCTTGAAAGATGAAAGTgaaaaggggtggggggggggattaaGCAGAATGGAAGATCGGAAAGGATCCTAAAATGACCAGAAGAGGAGTATTACTTACATATGAGCTTAATATCTTTGCCTTAAAAGGACATTTCCAAAAATACACCTGGAAAAAGAACATAACTGATAATAACCAGGATATTCTAAGATGGAATGTTTACAAGAAGTCACATAATGTGCTATTAAAAGCTTTGTCTGATCTTCTAAGTTTCTCTAGATTCCCCCATCATACGCCTTCTGTTGTGTTCTCTAGATTCCCCCATCATACGCCTTCTGTTGTGTAAATAAATGAGCATAAAAAATTATGTAAATACAAATATTATATTGAAGAAATATACACTCTCTAGCTATTCTTCTTATACAATAATTAGACAATGTGATTTTTGTCCGTTGGTTTCCATCTGCATTCACACAGGAAGCACAATTCTGATTtattttcccactaattggtcttttgtccaatcagatcttttcacatcagatcattttcagagctgatctgattggtcaaaagactaattagtgggaaaagatcagaattgggctatcTGTGTAAACATAGGCCATGTGTTTCAGGATGCTACCTTTGGACATGTTTTGCTCGCTCCAGCATTGTTTTTTTGTGAATATGTCATGATGTTTAGCTTATTTTCTTGTGccatgcattttatttatttatttggaaGACTATGCTTGAAAATGTTTTCGTGTTATGTAAATACAATTAAGCTCATAATTGTCCTTTTGCTTCTGTTGTACATAGTCAACATAAAGTTGGGTCCAACTGACATTAAACGTTTGGGATGTAACATTGTGTAGCCTAATCTGTTTTATTTCAATCATGATTGAAGCTtttatgtgtttttatttttattttatttttttacaaaactATTATCTAAAGGCTTTTAATAATTGAATGAAACTAAAGTAACAAATGAAAAGGAACTTGATCTAAAGACATGGAGTAGAAAAAAACatcaatggtggaaaaagtactcaattttcatacttgagtaaatgtaaatGCCAAACAGCAAATTCCTTGTATTAAgcaaaattaaaaatgtatcTAATTTTCCTTTTGAAAATTTTTATTTACGGACAGCCaggtgcacactccaacactcagacataatttacaaacgcagTATTTGTGTTtggtgagtccaccagatcagaagtAGTAAgaatgacagtgtgttatattgataggtgtgtTAATTACACCATATTtatgtcctgcctgagcattcgaaatgtagcgagtacttttgggtgccagggaaaatgtatgggagtataaagtacatattttctttagaaatgtagtggaataaaagttgtcaaaaatataaatagttaagtacagataccccaaaaaacaacttaagtagtactttcaagtattttacttagttactttacaccactgacaaaCATTTGGAACTTAACTTCATGTTACTTTGTTTGTGTCACCATAATGTACAAACATGTCAATTAAATGAAGATCAATTTGGATTGTGAATCTTTTGTTCTGTATTCTATCTTTTGTTCCTGTCATTCTGTCATTTTTATGTTTTGTGTCATTTTCTCTTTTGTGCTGTGGGGTGTAcagacaaaaataaataaaattgcaaTTGTGATACTCATGGTACTGTTTTCTTAGGGTATCAAGTCACTCCTATTTACAAGCAGGGACTCCATACATCATGGTTTCTGATCATTAGGGGTCTAAGCAGCAGTCTATCTGGCAGCTCCTCGTCTGTCTacccacacaaacacccacatggTCAGTACAGTcattgtgtacagtatgtctacAGCAGCAGTGTCCGCTGAGCTCTGGCCAGCAGCCCATACTCTCTATTGAGGACTTTACTTTTAAATCCTTCCCTTTGTTGTGAATGGATGGAATGCCATGTGCTTTGCCAAATGGCATGTTTTTGTTATTGTGCCTGAAAATCCTCTGATTCATTATCTGGTGTTCAAtgatccaggctgaatcacatccggctgggattgggagtcccataggacgccACACAATTGTCCCAACGTCAtcctggtttggccggggtaggccgtcattctaaataaaaatgtgttcttaactgacttgcgtagttaaataaaggtttaatcaAAATTAAAAATGTATCTAATGCAGGGGTTCTCAAATTGTTTAGCTCAGGCCcctcttccagcattggggaacatcttgcacaggtttaaagcttatttcctgcaattctacacattttgtcatgggtcAGAGAAcattttgctgttttaaagctcatTTTCTTTCAATTCTATACGTTTTGCCATGTCTAACGTGTGTTCATATTCTCTTTAAGTGGCTCAAGcattacaacaaaatctatgggctaCAAAACCTAGCtaaaaacgttagctgacatgggctagttgatctggacatttctgccaggttataaatagctctctaaggtatgtaaTGACTGACTGGACAAGAGGAAAACGGATTTTGCACTACCCAATTTcaactattacaactttcaagagtaagttgaaagtAAGTTGGACCCCGCTCCCACTCCCCCTGCCACTGATCTAATGGATTGAGACAGCTTTTACCTGTATGCAGATACAATTGTATTGTTGGACCAGACTTCACAATGCATATCTGTTTTTCCAGTGCTTTAACCCTCATAAATGCAAGCCATCAAAAGGACAATAGTTAGGCATAATCAATAGTTAGGCTACTGTCAATCCATCATTGCCTCAACAACACCCTGTTATGGGACTGATATCTGCCACACTGACATATAAATGGTGTTGCATTATAGGCTACTGTAACAAGGCAGTTGGGAGCTCGGTAAGCCTACCAACAACCTTGCTGTTGTTACAGATCTCATCCACCTGTGCCAAACTGGTCCAGACCTCTTGGCTGAAGATGTAGTGCGCACAGcgctttgaaaataaaatattggcATATAGGAAGTTATCGACTGCAACTGGATTTGTCCATCGCTGCTCTATAGCCGAGCCCACATAAATGATAAAAGAAGAACCCACACCCATTCACTAGACTGGAGTAAACAGGGCAAGCCCAATGTACATCATCACCGCGTCGGTCAAAGTGCGCACAGATGACAGTTCGAGGCGGTGCTTTCAGGCTATGCTTTATTGCTCGGGAGGGGGACATTGCTGAGTCGGACGTGGGAGTCAGGCAATCTTTCCTATTCTATCTGGGTAAATGAAAGCTGACAACTAGACCACTTTATTACAGCGTCCACCACAGACTGTCTCGGGCGCCTTGCTGCGTCTAAAACTTTGAATTGTGCCCCCTCGCCGTGGAGCACTGCAACCCGCTCGAAGAACGACGGACGGACAACGCTCATCATCGCGAAATCTAGGTAATTGACGCTCAAAACATCCCTCATTCAGTCACCCTGGCTGAAGTTCAATCAATCGTGTACGGCCGTTTACAACTTTGCGTACATATTGCCTGTGAATGATTCGTTGCGCCGCTGCCAAATGTGGGTAAGATACATATTTCAAGAGAGAGATTACACTATCCCTCGCCTCGCCCAACTGATCTCAGTTGGTTCCCTCCGTGGGCAAAACCTAGGCTACTTTTTGAGTGGCAGCCTACTCTGATACTAGGTTACATCTACAGCTTCATGGTCCCAGTGGTAAGTCTCTCCCCTTAACCTATAACCTAATCTTTAGACATGCTTGCTAGCCTGGAGGTTGCACAGGAAATGTGGTATAGCCTAGGATAGGCTAACCTACTACTATGATATAGAGGTGTTCAACTGTAACCTCT encodes:
- the LOC115168006 gene encoding E3 ubiquitin-protein ligase NRDP1, with the protein product MGYDVTRFQGEVDEDLLCPICSMVLEEPVQAPHCEHAFCNACITQWFNQQQICPVDRTVVTLAHLRPVPRIMRNMLSKLQIACDNAGFGCTATLRLDQLQSHLKDCEHNPKRPINCEEGCGLEMPKDEMCNHNCIKHLRGVVQQQQTKISELEKNAVEHKHQLGEQKRDIQLLKAYMRAIRSANPNMQNLEESIEYNEILEWVNSLQPARVTRWGGMISTPDAVLQAVIKRSLIDSGCPLSIVNDLIENAHERNWPQGLATLETRQMNRRYYENYVAKRIPGKQAVVLMACENQHMGEDMILEPGLVMIFAHGVEEIL